One region of Streptomyces leeuwenhoekii genomic DNA includes:
- a CDS encoding GTP-binding protein, which produces MDLNGFDRPGRPTAGDTRSVKVMIAGGFGTGKTTMVRSVSDIKPLTTEETLTQASADVDRLIGVADKTQTTVSLDFGKISLNDTLMLYLFGTPGQERFWFLWNGLFKGALGAVVLVDTRRLASSFRAIEEMERQNVPFVIALNVFPDSRDFPVEEIRDALDIAPHIPVVSFDARDRASSRDVLVTLIRHLKDRPAVALEPR; this is translated from the coding sequence GTGGACTTGAACGGCTTTGACCGGCCCGGCCGGCCCACGGCCGGTGACACCCGCTCGGTCAAGGTGATGATCGCCGGCGGCTTCGGCACCGGGAAGACCACCATGGTCCGCTCGGTCAGCGACATCAAACCGCTCACCACCGAGGAGACCCTCACCCAGGCCAGCGCCGACGTCGACCGCCTCATCGGCGTCGCCGACAAGACACAGACCACCGTCAGCCTGGACTTCGGGAAGATCAGCCTCAACGACACGCTGATGCTGTACCTGTTCGGCACCCCCGGCCAGGAGCGCTTCTGGTTCCTGTGGAACGGGCTGTTCAAGGGCGCGCTCGGCGCGGTCGTGCTGGTCGACACCCGGCGGCTGGCGTCCAGTTTCCGGGCGATCGAGGAGATGGAGCGGCAGAACGTGCCCTTCGTCATCGCGCTGAACGTCTTCCCCGACTCCCGGGACTTCCCGGTCGAGGAGATCCGCGACGCGCTCGACATCGCCCCCCACATCCCGGTCGTGTCCTTCGACGCACGCGACCGGGCCTCCAGCCGTGACGTGCTCGTCACCCTCATACGTCACCTGAAGGACCGCCCGGCCGTCGCCCTGGAGCCCCGATGA
- a CDS encoding DUF742 domain-containing protein — translation MSAPRRPTDPSGLERYYVLTGGRSGPGGSASSLDVATLVVARAVPLPGMQYEHAEILRRCRDPLSVAELGAHLHLPFNILAVLLSDLLDAGRIEARDPIPAHDAGRGPDLALLEEVLSGLERL, via the coding sequence ATGAGTGCTCCCCGCCGGCCGACGGACCCGTCCGGTCTCGAGCGCTACTACGTCCTCACAGGCGGGCGCAGCGGACCGGGCGGTTCGGCGTCGAGCCTCGACGTGGCGACTCTCGTGGTCGCCCGCGCCGTCCCCTTACCGGGCATGCAGTACGAACACGCGGAGATCCTCCGGCGCTGCCGCGATCCGCTGTCGGTGGCCGAACTCGGCGCCCACCTCCATCTGCCCTTCAACATTCTCGCGGTGCTGCTGTCGGACCTGCTGGACGCGGGCCGCATCGAGGCCCGCGACCCCATCCCGGCACACGACGCCGGCCGCGGGCCCGACCTCGCGCTCCTTGAGGAGGTACTCAGTGGACTTGAACGGCTTTGA
- a CDS encoding roadblock/LC7 domain-containing protein, protein MTYQGTDVSWALRDLVESIQEIRFALVASSDGKAITSYGAEDPDDVDRFAAVVAGLQALAQPVAEQFPGHAGQLRLAMIEVDGGHLFVVRAGVETYLGVLAREGLDQGLLGHQMRDLARRMGELLGTTPRLEEHSG, encoded by the coding sequence ATGACGTACCAGGGAACCGACGTAAGCTGGGCGCTCCGCGATCTTGTGGAGAGCATCCAGGAAATCCGCTTCGCCCTCGTCGCCTCCAGCGACGGCAAGGCCATCACGTCCTACGGCGCCGAGGACCCCGACGACGTCGACCGCTTCGCGGCCGTGGTGGCCGGGCTGCAGGCGCTGGCCCAGCCGGTCGCCGAGCAGTTCCCCGGCCACGCCGGGCAGTTGCGGCTGGCCATGATCGAGGTCGACGGAGGCCACCTCTTCGTCGTCCGCGCGGGCGTCGAGACGTATCTCGGCGTTCTCGCCCGCGAGGGTCTCGACCAGGGCCTGCTGGGACACCAGATGAGGGACCTGGCCCGCAGGATGGGCGAGCTGCTCGGCACCACGCCGCGCCTGGAGGAGCACTCTGGATGA
- a CDS encoding ATP-binding protein: MELATPPPAARAPVAWYSWWLMPLGLGGGTVAATFMSSERITAAVAGVTATAASAVCVRLLVRTQARLRRTERDFRASQEETTRQWQRHVAGLEREFATERAARETRLAELEQTHRAQLAEQAQTYEAQLTERDRSLEERLSEQAASYEARLAEQSETARERLAHQLAAVARLADEQLPSALDRLRAGDAIDDILPSVEQCAKVGAELQAELRKVLRTALMGVEREFDRSTSAEQAVISIGNRIHVLTSKLRGRLHEMQGEHGRLPAVARGLMELDQAIGPADCLAASISVLGGSDRPGRQWQEPQRLLSVVRGGIGRIKDFHRVQVRHLPELGVDGGLVDHLTLIFAHLLDNAARYSPPTEPVLVSGKEVPNGVGIEIQDSGKGLSEEKKREAEHALAGTALGAGLGGITEDANIGLRVVGILARRYGIRVTFTDSPWLGTSVVVVVPHKYFSPLPSAVPAPAAVTAQGAPAVPPHEPPAAPAGAVETTPGGLPRRRSRRGDGDRPRQAGRTERTARGSFSAVPPDASFAGLAAFATAGRDAGETSGPAGDRDTTTGGASTEHRTEESD; this comes from the coding sequence ATGGAACTCGCCACTCCGCCACCTGCGGCGCGGGCCCCTGTCGCCTGGTACAGCTGGTGGCTGATGCCGCTGGGCCTGGGAGGCGGGACGGTAGCCGCCACGTTCATGAGCTCGGAGCGAATAACCGCGGCCGTCGCCGGTGTCACGGCGACGGCGGCCAGCGCCGTGTGCGTGCGCCTCCTGGTCCGCACGCAGGCCCGGCTGCGGCGCACGGAGCGTGACTTCCGCGCCTCGCAGGAGGAGACCACGCGGCAGTGGCAGCGGCATGTGGCGGGTCTGGAGCGCGAGTTCGCCACCGAGCGCGCCGCCCGGGAGACGCGACTGGCCGAGCTGGAACAGACGCACCGGGCGCAACTGGCCGAACAGGCCCAGACCTACGAGGCGCAGCTCACCGAGCGGGACCGGTCCCTCGAGGAACGGCTGAGCGAGCAGGCCGCGTCCTACGAGGCCCGGCTCGCCGAGCAGTCCGAGACCGCGCGGGAGCGGCTGGCGCACCAGCTGGCCGCCGTGGCCCGGCTCGCCGACGAGCAACTGCCGAGCGCGCTGGACCGGCTGCGCGCCGGTGACGCCATCGACGACATCCTGCCCAGCGTCGAGCAGTGCGCCAAGGTCGGCGCCGAGTTGCAGGCCGAGCTGCGCAAGGTACTGCGCACCGCCCTCATGGGCGTCGAGCGCGAGTTCGACCGGTCGACCTCCGCGGAACAGGCCGTCATCAGCATCGGCAACCGCATCCACGTCCTGACCAGCAAGCTGCGCGGACGACTGCACGAGATGCAGGGCGAGCACGGACGGCTGCCCGCGGTCGCCCGGGGCCTGATGGAACTCGACCAGGCGATCGGCCCCGCCGACTGCCTGGCGGCCAGCATCAGCGTGCTCGGCGGTTCCGACCGCCCGGGCCGGCAGTGGCAGGAGCCGCAGCGCCTGCTGAGCGTGGTGCGCGGCGGCATCGGCCGGATCAAGGACTTCCACCGCGTCCAGGTGCGCCACCTGCCCGAACTCGGCGTCGACGGCGGCCTGGTGGACCACCTGACGCTGATCTTCGCCCATCTGCTCGACAACGCGGCCCGCTACTCGCCGCCCACCGAACCGGTGCTGGTCTCCGGCAAGGAGGTCCCCAACGGCGTCGGCATCGAGATCCAGGACTCCGGCAAGGGCCTGAGCGAGGAGAAGAAACGCGAGGCCGAGCACGCCCTCGCGGGCACCGCGCTCGGCGCCGGCCTCGGCGGTATCACCGAGGACGCCAACATCGGCCTGCGGGTCGTCGGCATCCTCGCCCGCCGCTACGGCATCCGCGTCACCTTCACCGACTCCCCGTGGCTCGGCACCTCGGTCGTGGTCGTCGTACCGCACAAGTACTTCAGCCCGCTGCCGTCGGCCGTGCCGGCCCCCGCCGCCGTCACGGCGCAGGGTGCCCCGGCGGTCCCCCCGCACGAGCCGCCGGCCGCGCCGGCCGGTGCCGTGGAGACCACCCCCGGCGGGCTGCCCCGGCGCAGAAGCCGGCGCGGCGACGGCGACCGCCCCCGGCAGGCCGGACGTACCGAGCGGACCGCACGGGGCAGCTTCTCCGCCGTCCCGCCGGACGCCTCCTTCGCCGGTCTGGCCGCGTTCGCCACCGCCGGCCGGGACGCCGGCGAGACCTCCGGACCGGCCGGCGACCGCGACACGACCACCGGTGGCGCGTCCACCGAGCACCGCACAGAAGAGAGCGACTAG
- a CDS encoding NADP-dependent oxidoreductase, which yields MSDVNTMRAISQDTLGGPEVLREVRLERPVPRPNEVLVRVRAAGVNPTDWKHRANGGFLGEPPFVLGWDVAGTVEAVGIGVAAVQPGDEVFGMLPYPFGHGSHAEYVIAPARALVPKPAGIDHVQAGALPLVSLTAWQALVERADVRPGQRVLIHAAAGGVGHVAVQIAKARGAYVIGTASAGKHDFLRSIGVDEPVDYRRADFAEAVRDVDAVLDTIGGDTALRSLRVLRPGGIVVSILPVGPEEFLREAERLGVRAVRMLVDADQGGMRAIAGLVESGKLRATIAQTFPLSEAARAHEQGETGRTTGKLVLVTD from the coding sequence ATGAGCGATGTGAACACCATGCGAGCCATCAGCCAGGACACCCTCGGCGGGCCCGAGGTCCTGCGGGAGGTACGGCTGGAGCGCCCCGTGCCGCGCCCGAACGAGGTGCTGGTCCGGGTGCGCGCCGCCGGCGTCAACCCGACCGACTGGAAGCACCGCGCCAACGGCGGCTTCCTGGGCGAGCCGCCCTTCGTGCTCGGCTGGGACGTGGCCGGCACGGTCGAGGCGGTCGGGATCGGGGTGGCGGCGGTCCAGCCGGGCGACGAGGTCTTCGGCATGCTGCCCTACCCGTTCGGCCACGGCTCCCACGCCGAGTACGTCATCGCCCCGGCCCGCGCGCTCGTGCCGAAACCGGCCGGGATCGACCATGTGCAGGCGGGCGCGCTGCCGCTGGTGTCGCTGACCGCGTGGCAGGCCCTGGTGGAGCGGGCGGACGTCCGTCCGGGACAGCGGGTGCTGATCCACGCGGCGGCCGGCGGCGTCGGCCATGTGGCCGTGCAGATCGCCAAGGCGCGCGGCGCGTACGTGATCGGCACCGCCAGTGCGGGCAAGCACGACTTCCTGCGCTCCATCGGGGTGGACGAGCCGGTCGACTACCGCCGGGCCGACTTCGCGGAGGCCGTGCGGGACGTCGACGCCGTCCTGGACACGATCGGCGGGGACACCGCCCTGCGCTCGCTGCGCGTGCTGCGCCCGGGCGGCATCGTGGTGTCGATCCTGCCGGTCGGGCCGGAGGAGTTTCTCCGGGAGGCCGAGCGGCTCGGTGTCCGGGCGGTCCGGATGCTCGTCGACGCCGACCAGGGCGGCATGCGGGCGATCGCCGGCCTGGTGGAGTCCGGGAAGCTGCGCGCCACCATCGCGCAGACCTTCCCGCTGTCCGAGGCCGCCCGGGCGCACGAGCAGGGCGAGACCGGCCGTACGACGGGCAAGCTGGTCCTCGTGACCGACTGA
- a CDS encoding anti-sigma factor antagonist (This anti-anti-sigma factor, or anti-sigma factor antagonist, belongs to a family that includes characterized members SpoIIAA, RsbV, RsfA, and RsfB.) has product MRHQPAPLTRHLRVRRERAYTVLEFHGEIDIAAAAEIAPHLERETDRPEALIVLDLGRIEFFDCSGLRLLCRARQRVLDRGGRLHLVCTHPLTLRVLRITGLTRLLPPHPTVGAALEQTEAACGPG; this is encoded by the coding sequence GTGCGGCACCAACCCGCACCGCTCACCCGGCATCTGCGCGTGCGCCGCGAGCGGGCGTACACGGTGCTGGAGTTCCACGGCGAGATCGACATCGCCGCGGCGGCCGAGATCGCCCCGCATCTGGAGCGGGAGACGGACCGGCCGGAAGCCCTGATCGTGCTCGACCTCGGCCGGATCGAGTTCTTCGACTGCTCCGGCCTGCGACTGCTGTGCCGGGCCCGGCAGCGGGTGCTGGACCGCGGCGGACGGCTCCATCTGGTCTGCACCCATCCGCTGACGCTGCGCGTCCTGCGGATCACCGGGCTGACGCGGCTGCTGCCACCGCATCCGACGGTCGGGGCGGCCCTCGAACAGACAGAGGCCGCCTGCGGGCCGGGATGA
- a CDS encoding ribose-phosphate diphosphokinase, whose product MRDIAVFSGSAHPELAEEVCAHLGVPLSPVRVSRFANDCLEVQLRANCRERDVFLVQPLIRPVQEHLVELLLMCDAARGASAGRITVVMPHYSYARSDKKDAPRISLGGRLVADLLVTAGASRVLTMTLHAPQVHGFFSVPVDHLHALRELAAHFRRYDLTRTTVVSPDLGNAKEAAAFARLIGARVAAGAKQRYADDRVTITSVIGDVAGRDVIVLDDEIAKGSTVLELLDRLREAGPRSIRVACTHGLFAAGALKRLGEQPDVLEIVCTNTVPVPAGHHTDKLRVLSVAPAFAEAVRRIHNGESVSALFDAPPTV is encoded by the coding sequence GTGCGAGACATCGCCGTGTTCAGCGGTAGCGCCCACCCGGAGCTGGCCGAGGAGGTCTGCGCGCACCTCGGCGTCCCCCTCAGCCCCGTCCGGGTCAGCCGGTTCGCCAACGACTGCCTGGAGGTGCAGCTCCGGGCCAACTGCCGGGAGCGGGACGTCTTCCTGGTCCAGCCGCTGATCCGGCCGGTGCAGGAGCACCTCGTCGAGCTGCTGCTGATGTGCGACGCGGCGCGCGGGGCCTCGGCGGGCCGCATCACCGTCGTCATGCCGCACTACTCCTACGCCCGCTCGGACAAGAAGGACGCTCCCCGCATCTCGCTGGGCGGGCGCCTGGTGGCGGACCTGCTGGTGACGGCGGGTGCGAGCCGGGTCCTCACCATGACGCTGCACGCGCCGCAGGTGCACGGCTTCTTCTCGGTGCCCGTGGACCACCTGCACGCCCTGCGGGAGCTGGCCGCCCACTTCCGGCGCTACGACCTGACCCGCACCACCGTCGTCTCGCCGGACCTCGGCAACGCCAAGGAGGCCGCCGCGTTCGCCCGGCTGATCGGTGCCCGGGTGGCCGCGGGCGCCAAGCAGCGCTACGCCGACGACCGGGTGACCATCACCTCCGTGATCGGTGACGTCGCCGGACGGGACGTCATCGTGCTCGACGACGAGATCGCCAAGGGGAGTACCGTCCTGGAGCTCCTGGACCGGCTGCGGGAGGCGGGCCCGCGTTCCATCCGCGTCGCCTGCACGCACGGGCTGTTCGCGGCGGGCGCGCTCAAGCGGCTCGGCGAGCAGCCGGACGTGCTGGAGATCGTGTGCACCAACACCGTCCCGGTCCCGGCCGGCCACCACACGGACAAGCTGCGCGTCCTGTCGGTCGCCCCCGCGTTCGCGGAAGCCGTACGGCGGATCCACAACGGCGAGTCCGTCAGCGCCCTGTTCGACGCGCCGCCCACCGTCTGA
- a CDS encoding DUF4230 domain-containing protein: MTTPTSRLPGRVPGWVKALAALAVVLAVLFAGLRLSVIPGLKDVFGTETHDRSGPALLKSIRDISRFEAASGTFQVVVDLEKDTRLLPDAIRGTRTLYVGAGTVDAYVDLGKVGEDDVTVNGDRTSATLRLPRAALGTPALDPERSYAVSKQRGLLDRLGDLFSDNPNGEQAVQKLAVRHIAEAAEDSGLTARAESNTTGMLQGLLRSLGFKEVRVSYGE; this comes from the coding sequence ATGACGACTCCCACCAGCCGCCTGCCCGGGCGAGTGCCCGGCTGGGTGAAGGCACTGGCCGCGCTCGCGGTGGTGCTCGCCGTGCTCTTCGCGGGCCTGCGGCTGAGCGTGATCCCGGGCCTGAAGGACGTGTTCGGCACCGAGACGCACGACCGCTCGGGCCCCGCGCTGCTGAAGTCCATCCGGGACATCAGCCGTTTCGAGGCCGCCTCCGGTACCTTCCAGGTGGTCGTGGACCTGGAGAAGGACACCCGGCTCCTGCCGGACGCGATCCGGGGCACCCGCACCCTGTACGTGGGTGCGGGCACCGTCGACGCCTATGTCGACCTCGGCAAGGTCGGCGAGGACGACGTGACGGTGAACGGGGACCGCACGTCGGCGACGCTGCGGCTGCCGCGCGCCGCGCTCGGCACACCGGCCCTGGACCCCGAGCGCTCCTACGCCGTCTCCAAGCAGCGCGGCCTCCTGGACCGCCTCGGCGACCTCTTCTCGGACAACCCGAACGGCGAACAGGCCGTGCAGAAGCTCGCCGTGCGGCACATCGCGGAAGCCGCCGAGGACAGCGGGCTGACCGCGCGCGCCGAGAGCAACACCACCGGCATGCTCCAGGGCCTGCTGCGGTCCCTGGGGTTCAAGGAGGTGCGGGTGTCGTACGGGGAGTGA
- a CDS encoding VanZ family protein, with amino-acid sequence MARAVPRPRFLARPRAPEAEEPARPERRPLPLPLRLLAMACAFVFMVAFAVVLARLTLHPSPASESLTHTNLHPGRSLEAYLDQPALRDAVKQIGGNVLLGVPFGVLVPVVAPRTRRMLRVLALTALVMLLVEFAQGALVTGRAFDIDDVILNTTGALVGYLLLGRRLSRAVHARRPAH; translated from the coding sequence ATGGCCCGTGCAGTCCCACGGCCGCGTTTTCTAGCCCGCCCGCGCGCCCCCGAGGCGGAGGAACCCGCCCGGCCCGAGCGGCGCCCGCTGCCCCTACCCCTGCGCCTGCTCGCGATGGCGTGCGCGTTCGTGTTCATGGTGGCGTTCGCGGTGGTCCTGGCCCGGCTCACCCTGCACCCCTCCCCCGCCTCGGAGTCGCTGACGCACACCAACCTGCACCCCGGCCGCTCCCTGGAGGCGTACCTGGACCAGCCGGCGCTGCGCGACGCCGTCAAGCAGATCGGCGGCAACGTGCTGCTCGGCGTGCCCTTCGGTGTGCTGGTCCCGGTCGTCGCCCCGCGGACCCGCCGGATGCTGCGCGTCCTGGCGCTGACCGCCCTGGTGATGCTGCTGGTGGAGTTCGCGCAAGGAGCGCTGGTCACCGGCCGCGCCTTCGACATCGACGACGTCATCCTCAACACTACCGGGGCGCTGGTCGGTTACCTGCTGCTGGGGCGGCGCCTGAGCCGCGCGGTACACGCGCGCCGGCCCGCGCACTGA
- a CDS encoding SDR family oxidoreductase has protein sequence MSTPTPPPAKVAVVTGADSGIGRATAVRLAEAGMDIGITWHTDEEGAERTAEEVRALGRRAETTQVDLARLPEAADTVDELCERLGRIDVLVNNAGTGTATPYLDLSLDDLRHVLDVDLAGPFLCGQRAARRMIRQGDGGRIVNVTSVHEHQPRVGAAPYCAAKGGLGLLTQVMAIELAEHGITVNAVAPGEIATPMTGQEDVDPHTRHRPGVPLGRPGDAREVAAVIAFLAGPDASYVTGASWSVDGGMLRMGPMAGSHLTGDDWRRP, from the coding sequence ATGTCCACCCCCACCCCGCCCCCCGCCAAGGTGGCCGTCGTCACCGGTGCCGACTCCGGGATCGGCCGCGCCACCGCCGTCCGCCTGGCCGAGGCGGGGATGGACATCGGCATCACCTGGCACACCGACGAGGAGGGCGCCGAGCGGACCGCCGAGGAGGTGCGCGCCCTGGGGCGGCGGGCGGAGACCACCCAGGTGGACCTGGCCCGGCTGCCCGAGGCCGCGGACACCGTCGACGAGCTGTGCGAGCGGCTCGGCCGTATCGACGTCCTGGTGAACAACGCCGGTACGGGCACGGCGACGCCCTACCTCGACCTGAGCCTGGACGACCTGCGCCACGTCCTCGACGTCGACCTGGCCGGGCCCTTCCTGTGCGGTCAGCGGGCCGCGCGCCGCATGATCCGGCAGGGTGACGGCGGCCGGATCGTGAACGTCACCTCGGTCCACGAGCACCAGCCTCGGGTGGGCGCCGCCCCGTACTGCGCGGCCAAGGGCGGCCTCGGACTGCTCACCCAGGTGATGGCCATCGAGCTCGCCGAGCACGGCATCACCGTCAACGCGGTCGCGCCCGGCGAGATCGCCACCCCCATGACCGGCCAGGAGGACGTCGACCCGCACACCCGGCACCGGCCCGGCGTGCCGCTCGGACGGCCCGGCGACGCCCGCGAGGTCGCCGCGGTGATCGCGTTCCTCGCCGGGCCCGACGCCTCGTACGTCACCGGCGCCTCCTGGAGCGTGGACGGCGGCATGCTGCGGATGGGGCCGATGGCCGGATCGCATCTGACCGGCGACGACTGGCGGCGCCCCTGA
- a CDS encoding PHP domain-containing protein yields MDPVEALDRIAFLLERSLAPSYRVRAFRTAARVLSGLPEAEVRQRAAAGSLESLKGVGPKTAQVVSEALAGELPGYLRKLEDEAASAPAPRGGERLRALLRGDCHLHSDWSDGGNPIEEMGRAAARLGHEWAVLTDHSPRLTVARGLSAERLREQLEVVAELNETWAPFRLLTGIECDILEDGSLDQDPKLLERLDVVVVSVHSKLRMDARAMTRRMVAAVRDPHSDILGHCTGRLLSGRGRPESEFDADEVFAACAETGTALEINSRPERLDPPKRLLRRAVAAGVLFSLDTDAHAPGQLDWQILGCARAEECGVPPERVVTTWPLDDLLAWTRERRTPSGVGGRGRGTRGRP; encoded by the coding sequence ATGGATCCCGTCGAGGCCCTGGACCGGATCGCCTTCCTGCTGGAGCGGTCCCTGGCGCCGTCGTACCGCGTCCGCGCCTTCCGCACCGCCGCCCGGGTGCTGTCCGGCCTGCCCGAGGCGGAGGTCCGGCAGCGGGCGGCGGCCGGGTCGCTGGAGTCCCTGAAGGGGGTCGGCCCGAAGACGGCGCAGGTGGTGAGCGAGGCGCTGGCCGGAGAGCTGCCGGGCTATCTGCGGAAGCTGGAGGACGAGGCAGCGTCCGCGCCCGCGCCCCGGGGCGGGGAGCGGCTGCGGGCCCTGCTGCGCGGTGACTGCCATCTGCACTCCGACTGGTCCGACGGCGGCAACCCGATCGAGGAGATGGGCCGGGCCGCCGCTCGCCTCGGCCACGAGTGGGCGGTGCTGACCGACCACTCGCCCCGGCTGACGGTGGCCCGCGGCCTGTCCGCCGAGCGGCTGCGCGAGCAGCTCGAGGTGGTGGCGGAGCTCAACGAGACCTGGGCGCCCTTCCGCCTGCTGACCGGCATCGAGTGCGACATCCTGGAGGACGGTTCCCTCGACCAGGACCCAAAGCTGCTGGAGCGGCTCGACGTGGTCGTGGTGTCGGTGCACTCCAAGCTGCGCATGGACGCCCGCGCGATGACCCGCCGCATGGTGGCCGCCGTACGCGATCCGCACTCCGACATCCTCGGACACTGCACCGGGCGGCTGCTGAGCGGGCGGGGACGGCCGGAGTCGGAGTTCGACGCCGACGAGGTGTTCGCGGCGTGCGCCGAGACCGGCACGGCCCTGGAGATCAACAGCCGGCCCGAGCGGCTCGACCCGCCGAAGCGGCTGCTGCGCCGGGCCGTGGCGGCGGGGGTGCTGTTCTCCCTCGACACCGACGCGCACGCGCCCGGCCAGCTCGACTGGCAGATCCTCGGCTGCGCCCGGGCGGAGGAGTGCGGGGTGCCGCCCGAGCGGGTGGTCACCACCTGGCCCCTTGACGATCTGCTGGCCTGGACGCGGGAGCGCCGTACGCCGTCCGGAGTGGGAGGCCGCGGGCGTGGTACCCGTGGCCGACCCTGA
- a CDS encoding HAD family hydrolase: MERAAVFDVDGTLVDTNHLHVVTWWEAFRQAGHRVPMHAVHRAVGLSSTDLIGHLLGDDRDKDQDAGLSAAHKALYGQYFDRLPALPEAGELLRRLAHDGWKVVLATSAGGAELGALRRAIDADDAITATASADDVEAGKPAAEPVEHALELAGVPAERAVFVGDTVWDMQAGSRAGVRCVGVLCGGIPRADLEEAGAAAVYADPAHLLASLADSPLA, translated from the coding sequence ATGGAACGGGCGGCCGTGTTCGACGTCGACGGAACCCTCGTCGACACCAATCACCTGCATGTCGTCACATGGTGGGAGGCGTTCCGGCAGGCCGGCCACCGGGTGCCCATGCACGCCGTCCACCGGGCCGTGGGCCTGTCCTCCACGGATCTCATCGGCCACCTGCTCGGCGACGACCGCGACAAGGACCAGGACGCCGGGCTGAGCGCCGCGCACAAGGCGCTGTACGGACAGTACTTCGACCGGCTGCCCGCGCTGCCGGAAGCCGGGGAGTTGCTGCGGCGCCTGGCCCACGACGGCTGGAAGGTGGTGCTGGCGACCTCGGCGGGCGGGGCCGAGCTCGGCGCGCTGCGCCGGGCCATCGACGCGGACGACGCGATCACCGCGACCGCGAGCGCCGACGACGTCGAGGCGGGCAAACCCGCGGCGGAACCGGTGGAGCACGCCCTGGAGCTGGCCGGTGTCCCCGCCGAGCGTGCGGTGTTCGTCGGCGACACCGTCTGGGACATGCAGGCGGGCAGCCGGGCGGGGGTGCGCTGCGTGGGCGTCCTGTGCGGCGGCATTCCGCGCGCCGACCTGGAGGAGGCGGGCGCGGCCGCGGTCTACGCCGATCCGGCGCACCTGCTGGCCTCCCTGGCGGACAGCCCGCTGGCATGA
- a CDS encoding FUSC family protein — protein MWQTARDARPVDTVRREAAAAGRAARAAWRGPGRERDLVVQSLKAAGAGLLAWCVAQVWMGDPMALMAPWVAVVLVQATVYSSVRQATQLFTAMCAGTLVASGAQAVTDDTTGALALCLPLLMLVANWHRFGQQGVYAATTAVFTLASGAVSASAVGHRVGQAALGAVIGVAVNALVLPPIHLRDVRENLAALARETGDVLHAVAADLRDCSWDAQTAADWSSAAARLQHRLDALRSARGWSQESLRLTYGPLRALHRAPAAVPPEQEDQRWSRVTGHMTALIRALAVAADENRTPAPPEGPVLEMYARLLELIGDACHAEAGRLLGEGPDTSAEGPAEAALEELHLRLQDGLREHAGQEAARAAVLGTLLLQAENLWAETVSQTGNE, from the coding sequence CTGTGGCAGACGGCCCGGGACGCGCGGCCGGTGGACACGGTACGGCGGGAGGCCGCCGCCGCGGGGCGGGCCGCCCGGGCCGCGTGGCGCGGACCGGGCCGGGAGCGCGATCTGGTCGTGCAGTCACTGAAGGCCGCCGGGGCGGGGCTGCTCGCCTGGTGCGTGGCGCAGGTCTGGATGGGCGACCCGATGGCGCTGATGGCCCCCTGGGTGGCGGTGGTGCTGGTGCAGGCCACCGTGTACAGCTCGGTCAGGCAGGCGACGCAGCTCTTCACGGCGATGTGCGCCGGGACGCTGGTGGCGTCCGGGGCCCAGGCGGTCACCGACGACACCACGGGCGCGCTCGCGCTGTGCCTGCCGCTGCTCATGCTGGTCGCCAACTGGCACCGATTCGGCCAGCAGGGCGTCTACGCCGCGACCACCGCAGTGTTCACCCTCGCGTCCGGCGCCGTTTCCGCCTCCGCGGTCGGGCACCGGGTCGGGCAGGCGGCGCTCGGAGCGGTCATCGGCGTCGCCGTCAACGCGCTGGTACTGCCCCCCATCCATCTGCGCGACGTGCGGGAGAACCTCGCGGCGCTCGCCCGCGAGACGGGCGACGTGCTGCACGCGGTCGCCGCCGATCTGCGGGACTGTTCGTGGGACGCGCAGACCGCCGCCGACTGGTCGAGCGCCGCCGCGCGGTTGCAGCACCGCCTGGACGCGCTGCGCTCGGCGCGCGGCTGGAGCCAGGAGAGCCTGCGGCTGACGTACGGCCCGCTGCGCGCCCTGCACCGCGCTCCCGCGGCGGTCCCGCCCGAACAGGAGGACCAGCGGTGGAGCCGGGTCACCGGGCACATGACCGCGCTGATCCGGGCGCTGGCGGTGGCGGCGGACGAGAACCGGACACCGGCTCCGCCCGAGGGGCCGGTGCTGGAGATGTACGCGCGGCTGCTGGAGCTGATCGGGGACGCCTGCCACGCGGAGGCCGGCCGTCTGCTGGGCGAGGGGCCGGACACCTCCGCCGAGGGCCCGGCGGAAGCGGCGCTGGAGGAGCTGCACCTGCGGCTGCAGGACGGGCTGCGGGAGCACGCCGGGCAGGAGGCGGCGCGGGCGGCGGTGCTGGGCACCCTGCTGCTCCAGGCGGAGAACCTGTGGGCCGAGACCGTGTCGCAGACCGGAAACGAGTGA